Proteins from one Mesorhizobium sp. M9A.F.Ca.ET.002.03.1.2 genomic window:
- a CDS encoding ABC transporter ATP-binding protein: protein MFRWFEKKLDPFPAEEPVEPPKTLIAFCVHYTRGAWPYIGLDAVLVTAIALAEVWMFGFLGRIVDWLSAQNRETFLETEGWKLAGMAFVVVFALPATVWFHSLLSQQTLMGNYPMRIRWQVHRYLLKQSMTFYQDEFAGRIATKLMQTALAVRECVIKLIDVLNYVVVYFLGMLVIVGSADWRLAAPLAVWLAGYIGLLRYFIPRLGKVGEEQANARSTMTGRVVDSYSNIQTVKLFSHARREASFAREGMAGFLETVYRSMRLVTQLYGLLYVLNSLLLFSVTAISLWLWLGQAVTIGAVAVVIGLVLRLWGMSQWIMWEMSGLFENIGTVQDGIGSISLPRLVEDRPGAKDIAVTKGEIRFEDIRFHYGKKKGVIESLSLTVKPGEKVGIVGRSGAGKSTLVNLLLRFYDLENGRILIDGQEIASVTQDSLRAQIAMVTQDTSLLHRSVRENILYGRPDASNEMLVEAARRAEALDFISGLSDAKGRTGFDAHVGDRGVKLSGGQRQRIAIARVMLKDAPILILDEATSALDSEAEAAIQENLYKLMQGKTVIAIAHRLSTIAAMDRLVVMDKGRIIEEGSHEELVASGGLYAQLWQRQSGGFLLDDGATANDAMVRGQAAE, encoded by the coding sequence ATGTTCCGCTGGTTTGAAAAGAAGCTCGATCCGTTCCCCGCCGAGGAGCCGGTCGAGCCGCCGAAGACGCTGATCGCCTTCTGCGTGCACTATACGCGCGGCGCCTGGCCCTACATCGGTCTCGATGCGGTGCTGGTGACGGCTATCGCCCTTGCCGAGGTGTGGATGTTCGGCTTTCTCGGCCGGATCGTCGACTGGCTGTCGGCGCAGAACCGCGAGACGTTCCTTGAGACCGAGGGATGGAAGCTCGCCGGCATGGCTTTCGTCGTGGTGTTCGCGCTGCCGGCGACGGTCTGGTTCCATTCGCTTCTCAGCCAGCAGACGCTGATGGGCAATTATCCGATGCGTATCCGCTGGCAGGTGCATCGCTACCTGCTGAAGCAGTCGATGACCTTCTATCAGGACGAGTTCGCCGGGCGCATCGCGACCAAGCTGATGCAGACGGCGCTCGCCGTGCGCGAATGCGTCATCAAGCTCATCGACGTGCTCAACTATGTCGTCGTCTATTTCCTCGGCATGCTGGTCATCGTCGGCTCGGCCGACTGGCGGCTGGCGGCGCCGCTTGCCGTCTGGCTTGCGGGCTACATCGGGCTGTTGCGCTACTTCATCCCGCGGCTGGGCAAGGTCGGCGAGGAGCAGGCCAACGCGCGCTCGACCATGACCGGCCGCGTCGTCGACAGCTATTCCAACATCCAGACGGTCAAGCTGTTCTCGCACGCGCGCCGCGAGGCGTCCTTCGCCAGGGAAGGCATGGCCGGCTTTCTCGAGACGGTCTATCGGTCGATGCGGCTGGTGACGCAGCTCTACGGCCTGCTCTACGTCCTGAACTCGCTGCTGTTGTTTTCGGTCACCGCGATCTCGCTGTGGCTGTGGCTCGGCCAGGCGGTGACGATCGGCGCCGTCGCCGTGGTCATCGGCCTCGTGCTTCGGCTGTGGGGCATGTCGCAATGGATCATGTGGGAGATGTCGGGCCTGTTCGAGAACATCGGCACGGTGCAGGACGGCATCGGTTCGATCTCGCTGCCGCGCCTGGTCGAAGACCGGCCCGGGGCCAAGGACATTGCCGTGACCAAGGGCGAAATCCGCTTCGAGGACATCCGCTTCCACTACGGCAAAAAGAAGGGCGTGATCGAGAGCCTGTCGCTGACGGTGAAGCCGGGCGAGAAGGTCGGCATCGTCGGCCGCTCGGGTGCCGGCAAGTCGACGCTGGTCAACCTTCTGTTGCGCTTCTACGACCTTGAAAACGGCAGGATCCTGATCGACGGCCAGGAAATCGCCTCGGTGACGCAGGATTCGCTGCGCGCCCAGATCGCCATGGTGACGCAGGACACCTCGCTGCTGCACCGTTCGGTGCGCGAGAACATCCTCTATGGCCGGCCGGACGCCAGCAACGAGATGCTGGTCGAGGCAGCACGCCGCGCCGAGGCGCTTGATTTCATATCAGGGCTTTCGGACGCTAAAGGCCGCACTGGTTTCGATGCGCATGTCGGCGATCGCGGCGTCAAATTGTCCGGCGGCCAGCGGCAACGCATCGCCATTGCCCGCGTTATGCTGAAGGATGCGCCGATCCTCATTCTCGACGAGGCGACGTCTGCGCTCGATTCCGAGGCCGAGGCGGCCATCCAGGAGAACCTCTACAAGCTCATGCAAGGCAAGACCGTCATCGCCATCGCGCACCGGCTGTCGACCATCGCGGCGATGGACAGGCTCGTCGTCATGGACAAGGGCCGCATCATCGAGGAAGGTTCGCACGAGGAACTCGTCGCCAGCGGCGGGCTCTATGCGCAGCTTTGGCAGCGCCAGTCGGGCGGCTTCCTGCTCGACGACGGTGCGACCGCCAACGATGCCATGGTTAGGGGTCAAGCAGCAGAATGA
- a CDS encoding tRNA (cytidine(34)-2'-O)-methyltransferase has translation MNDRLRIALYQPDIAGNTGTILRFAACLGLGVDIIEPAGFPLSDRALKRAGMDYLEMARLSRHVDWHAFENWRRGEARRLVLLSTRAATAYTDFAFADADILLFGRESAGVPDPVHEVADARLIIPMQPGARSINVALAVAMVAGEAIRQLR, from the coding sequence ATGAACGATCGTCTCCGCATCGCGCTCTACCAGCCGGATATCGCCGGCAACACCGGGACAATCCTGCGCTTCGCCGCCTGTCTCGGTCTCGGCGTCGACATTATCGAACCGGCCGGCTTCCCGCTCTCCGACCGGGCGCTGAAACGGGCCGGCATGGATTATCTCGAAATGGCGCGGCTTTCCCGACATGTCGACTGGCACGCCTTCGAGAACTGGCGCAGAGGCGAAGCGCGGCGGCTGGTGCTGCTGTCGACCAGAGCCGCGACCGCCTACACGGATTTCGCCTTCGCCGATGCCGACATTCTTCTGTTCGGCCGCGAATCCGCAGGCGTGCCGGATCCTGTCCACGAGGTGGCGGATGCGCGACTGATCATCCCGATGCAGCCCGGCGCGCGCAGCATCAACGTCGCGCTTGCCGTCGCCATGGTGGCCGGCGAGGCGATCCGGCAGCTCAGATAG
- the soxR gene encoding redox-sensitive transcriptional activator SoxR, whose protein sequence is MVAVKELTVGQVATRSGVAVSALHFYETRGLIRSHRTSGNQRRYGRDVLRRVAIIRIAQEVGISLAEIGAALESLPEGRTPTREDWNLLSTAWRDQLDQKIAQLKKLRDGLTDCIGCGCMSIDKCPLRNKEDRLSAQGPGARRLLVAR, encoded by the coding sequence ATGGTTGCGGTGAAGGAATTGACGGTCGGCCAGGTCGCCACGCGAAGCGGCGTGGCGGTATCGGCGCTGCATTTCTACGAGACGCGCGGCCTGATCCGCAGCCACCGCACGTCGGGCAACCAGCGGCGCTACGGCCGCGACGTGCTGAGGCGTGTGGCGATCATCAGGATAGCGCAGGAGGTCGGCATCTCGCTGGCCGAGATCGGCGCCGCGCTTGAATCGCTGCCTGAAGGCCGCACGCCAACGCGCGAGGATTGGAACCTGCTTTCCACGGCCTGGCGTGATCAGCTCGATCAGAAGATTGCTCAGTTGAAGAAGCTGCGCGACGGCCTGACCGACTGCATCGGCTGCGGCTGCATGTCGATCGACAAGTGCCCGCTGCGGAACAAAGAAGACCGATTGAGCGCCCAAGGCCCGGGAGCAAGGCGGCTGTTGGTCGCTCGTTAA